The Oceanibaculum nanhaiense genome includes a region encoding these proteins:
- a CDS encoding tail fiber protein yields the protein TRGQAEFEAAALRRVLRQDDIPAMGPYALPSPSSTPTVFDPGFLATVGGSGGTTADAHENMMPTMALNYIQAQNGYFPDRYDGDVVCKVFGELDDAYVGEIRLACLPFTPDGWLPCDGRLLPMPSQSDQRMAMLFTILGWNFGGSVNDKTFGTPNLGSTAVMGIGQGAGLSNRTLGQTAGDASVTLQINELPPHSHSFTGYVPPDSGDLLPGPRQGVALAYSPGQRLFSNADPDGSMAPQSIGETGGGEAHENRQPGLTLAYFICYKGVYPMRSGQEHESEAAAIEAALAAAGIAV from the coding sequence ACGCGCGGGCAGGCGGAATTCGAAGCAGCAGCCCTGCGGCGTGTTCTCCGTCAGGACGATATCCCCGCCATGGGCCCCTACGCATTGCCAAGCCCCAGTTCCACGCCGACGGTGTTCGATCCGGGCTTCCTGGCGACAGTTGGTGGCAGCGGTGGCACCACGGCGGACGCGCACGAGAACATGATGCCGACCATGGCGCTGAACTACATCCAGGCACAGAATGGCTATTTCCCTGATCGCTACGACGGTGATGTTGTCTGTAAGGTTTTTGGCGAACTGGATGATGCCTATGTCGGAGAAATCCGCCTTGCCTGCCTGCCCTTCACGCCGGATGGCTGGCTGCCCTGCGATGGCCGGCTGCTGCCAATGCCCAGCCAAAGCGATCAAAGGATGGCGATGCTTTTCACGATACTGGGCTGGAATTTCGGCGGCAGCGTCAATGACAAGACATTCGGCACCCCCAATCTGGGTTCCACGGCGGTGATGGGCATTGGCCAGGGGGCTGGCCTCAGCAACCGGACGCTGGGCCAGACGGCAGGCGACGCGAGCGTTACACTGCAGATCAACGAGCTGCCGCCGCATTCGCACAGCTTTACCGGCTATGTTCCGCCGGATTCCGGCGACCTGTTGCCGGGACCGCGGCAGGGCGTGGCCCTGGCCTACAGCCCCGGACAACGGCTTTTTTCCAATGCCGATCCGGATGGCAGCATGGCCCCGCAATCCATCGGCGAAACCGGCGGCGGGGAGGCTCATGAGAACCGGCAGCCCGGCCTGACGCTCGCCTATTTCATCTGCTACAAGGGCGTGTATCCGATGCGCAGCGGCCAGGAGCATGAAAGCGAGGCCGCCGCGATCGAGGCCGCGCTGGCGGCAGCGGGAATTGCGGTCTGA